In Ischnura elegans chromosome 3, ioIscEleg1.1, whole genome shotgun sequence, the sequence ATATGTAAGGGTTATTAAACAAGAATAAGACTACTAAAACCTTAAAATTTAACACCTTAGGGGAACACTTATTTCAATTACAAACTATGTCAGCAGAAGACTACAGGAGATCGAAATTTGGAAATTAATGACGTAAGTCACCACAATTGAGCCAGTGGTAAAAATACCTCCATGCTGGTCTACAAGAAAGTCTGGGAGGCAGAAGGTACTGGCCATTACTATACATGCAAAGGAGTACAACTAGGGGCGTGAAACTCTAAGATTAACAGATTGCACAAAGCATCGTTTTGGGGGAGGATGGTCGGCAACTGCGTTCCAAATCAGGCATTTTCATTACATACTCACTGAAAGAAGGTAAAcgtaatatttattccattatacTTACTTGAGATATCTTGCATAATCAGGTTCCTTCCAATACAACAAATATTTGAGGTAGTTGATGAATGCTTGGTCTTTGAAGTACCCACGTTGAGCTAAGACTGTAGGTAAGCAATTCAGGTAAGTAACCTCAAAATATAAATCCGAGTCATAATGAACACTCTTATACTTACAGTTAAGATAGTTGGGGTTGGCTAGGCATTGCACAAACTCGAGCTCGACCATGAAGCGGAGTCTTTGCTGGTCCTCTGTTTCTGTACCCCCTTGGGCCAAGAATTAAAATACATCAGCTTACTTACAATAGAAAGTAAAGTTAGCCAAAAGAgaaattgtataaataaaaactctAAATTTATCTATGAGTTGACCGTAAAATATTTGGCCTCAAGGGCACTGTTTCCCAGCTTGTCAACAAGTGACTAGTGGGCACAAAGGGTCGAAAGGTCCAGAACATTTCTGACAACCGGATGTCATAAAGACGAAATCCTAAATGATAATTGTCCGATGGATGATTGGATAAAGACTTCGGTctgtaaaattcatttacatgCACGAATAATTTTAGGTTACTGATTAATGGCCCACTGTGTCAGTGACATTTTATCTTCCCCAAATTAGtggtaaaaaatgccccagaggATATTAACAATTCAGAGCATCAACAATAACTACACTATTAAAGCATCGTAATATTATGCAGAATTTCTTTTCGATTTATTCtgggaaaaaaataacacttaaaaataacaatgatattGAGACTTGCACTACCGTCACTCATTCTTGCACCCTGCATGTTCCCGCCGGATGGAATATGCGAAGAAATTCCACTATAcattcagaaaatattatttttcccaaCAGATGTTAGATATCAGAGATTGTACTCAAAATTGTCGAatgtattcaatgaaatataggTAAACAACACCTTACAGTACCTTTAGCAGCCATCaccgtattttttttcaaagacaacaaaTGAATAACTTAAAGTCCAGTGGCGGCGCAATTTTGCTTTGGTTTGTTTTTCTCATGGTGTTTTCTCGGTTGTCAATTCTCGATAGCATTCTCGTTGTTCAAGTGATTTTAAAGGAGCCCCCAATGAGAAAATAAGTTTCTTTGTGTTATATTGTACACTTCGTATGATTTTCTTTGGAATAATATACGTGATGTTaccattattgaaataaaagttgtACTCGGAAGTTTTCGGTAAAAATGTGAACTGTAAAATATTTGTAGTTGACATTGCAAAGAAGTCTCCCGGAGAAGTGTTTTTTGCCTAATGAGATAAATTCTGGGGTAAAAATGAATTACGACTGCACCGTATCGCCCAAGGTTTTTCAAGCCATTCAAAATGTCAACGTTGAAGAGTTGTCAAAGTGTTCGGCGAAGGAGTTGCGGCCGATATTGCCGTGTTTAGTGAGAATGAGTTTGATCTCCCCCACCGATTCAACAAGGGAATGTGCTGAAGCACGAAAATGTATATTGACTTTGCTGTCGGGTATTGAATTGGTCAATGCAATTGTAGCGCTCCTTTCAATTGACTTCCATACGTTGGAAACAGATGTTAAAAAAGAGCAACAGTTAAGGTATGTCGCAGttatgttgtcattgaaaaaaattattatgttggTGATCATTAAATAAATCCTTGGAATATGTTTTATTTAGGCAAAAACTGGGAAATACACAGCAAGAGAGTGTGCTAGTCCAGTCTCTTCAGTCAAGTATGGCTTTGGAATTTGAAAGAAGTGACTCGACTCGTCGGTTGCGTCTAGTtctaagtgaaatattatttattcagtcACAGGTATACTGCGtattttttctagattttctATGGCTCCATAGACTTCAGTGCATGTGTAGAGTATCACTgctgtttatttatttcaggttCATGAACAACGTCATGAGTTCTATGCCAAGCAGTCAGATTTATTTGACAACTCGGTTTATATCGAGGAAGTATGTGATGTCATTTGTATAGCTTTAGCTGAGCTTCCAACTATTCTGGCAATACAAGATATTGTGGAAACTCTGCTTCACGTGAAACATGGGCCACAAATTATCTGTTGGGTTGTGGCTAACTCTCCGGATTCTTTCAAAGAAGgtattattttatggataaattCATCATTAACTTCCAAGCAGATGTTTTTTTAACCGATGTATTAATGCCAGGTGAATGTATATATTACGAGTGCATCCTATAGGTTACTgtgtaatattttctttacatGCGGCATGTGTGTATTGTGTTTACTTGTGAAATGAATTTTACAAAGCCTTTAAGTTTTTCATATCTCAGCATGTTTGGATTGTCCCTTCTTAATTTAAGTGGGAGGAACTTTATTCATGGTGTGCTCCATCTAATCATACTTCTCGCCTAATGTGTATCTACTTTTCGGTTAAATTGTAGTTCTGAGGCCTATGGTTTTTTTCTAAGTGCAAGTTTATTTGTCTGTTTTCAGTTTGCACCAGTTTAATAGCCAATGGAGAGAGACAGGAAGAAGAGAATATTGGTGGGCGAATCCGAATGCAAGCCCTCAGTATGCTCTGCCAAATGAACCCAGTGCAGTTTTTGGCCATTCGCGCAAAATGTGTAGGTATTCGCTTCATTCCTGGCGATTGATAAAGTTATTAATCAATAAttgaagaattaaatttcattatcaTATATTTTCCTGTTACACCTGGGGTGTTTTTAGTAAATATTAAAAGTACCTATTTTACCTTGCTCTTTGATTGATGGATGAAAATCAAGATTTCCATGCAGTGCTGAAATTATCTGTGTACGCACACACATGAGGTcaatgtatcatttttatttttcactattttatgtaaattttaatcatttatagtggctatctatatttattttatgtatcagTTCTGCAATTACTGAGACTAATGTAATCTCAAACTCTCTAGGTTGAATTATGCAGAATGCCAGCACTGGCAATATTCCTGAGTTTAGAGCACAGCCAGATCGCTCAGGATGGCATATCCCAGGAGTGCATGGACGATGCCTCTGCATTGTCGGAGGGCAGTGACATTGTTGCTTTTGTGTCTGGTCTTCTTTTGGGAAATGATCAACAAGTCAGAAATTGGTTTGCCATGTTTGTACGCAATGGGCAAAAGGTATGTTCCTCTTTTTCTTGCGGAAAGTAGCTTAATTTGGTTAATGGCTGATCATGGAAGAAGTGTCTATGAGAAATCaaagtttctttgaaataaaatcattaaaattcatcATAAAGTCGAATTGTATATTAGCTTAATACTAGTTCCTGAAAATTAGGTTGTTGAGTATTTGTAAGAAGTCATTGGGTATGAATTTCACTGAGAGGAATGGTTTTTAGAAAAAAGACTGGTTACAGTCTGTTTCTCCTCTAAGCTTCCATAATCAATTAATGTTGTACCAAATGATGTTGCGTGATGTGGTGAAATATCACCattcatatgtattttttatattttctccttgttcTATGTACTGCGTTCCTGGTCATCATCACGTGACTGCTCTCTCTCCAGAGGAAATGGGAGTCACACTCGGCCTTGCAATCCCTTCGAGACGAACTGACGAGGCGCCTTCAGAATATCATTCAGCACTCGATAGATGGGCAGTTGCCAGAATCTAGAGTTGTTCAAGCATCAGCCTTGTTGAGACTCTATTGTGCCCTTCGCGGTATTGCTGGAATCAAGTGAGAGCCTCTTTAGCTCATCTCTCTCattatttccatatattttttctttgctcaCTTCATTGAAGCCCTTTGGGCAGAttggaaaaatctatttttttttcaaatccatctgacccaatgaaaaaaaaagttgtggaactgATCAAATTTGAGGTGTAAAAATTTTGAGATATtgaggtgaacccctgaccctcactCATCAGCCATTTATAAGGGGGCGGGTCGGAAATCaacgaattaaatatttcatggtCATTCTCTACAGATTTGAGAGTCTTAAGAACATGTTATGATGAACTTCTACATTAATATATAGTTGGAGTTTATTCGTTAAATTTGCCTAGCTGTGTTTATTGCATTCTATAATCTCTGAAAATCCATTCTAAAATTAGACTTTTTAGAGAGAACATTGATTTCTTTCAAAGTTCACCatttagttttcaattttgtGGTTCGGTGAACAAATGCTGTTGTTAATTTGGCTGCCATCTCTTTTGCAGCCAGAATGCATTCATTTAGAAAAATGcattgggaaaaaaattccccttgactGGAAATCAAAGCACACTCTTGCGGCTCTctgatttgaattttttcttatggcaattaaTGTGGATTTCACTGTAGTTCACGTGGAAGATTTGATTTTTCTAACTTATTGCTGCCAAACTAGTTACTATTTAAACCCCTGCTTAGAGGCTCTCAGTTGTAGCTTCTTGGAAGTCAATTTTTCTTTGCATTGCCATCTATGTAGGACTGTCCTATTAATGTCTAGTCCCATGAATCCACGTAAAATTGTCAAAGGAACCTTGATCAAAGTGCAGTGATTAAGGTCCATGGTTCAATTCTCAGCCTTGGAGAATTTCTTTCACtgtaattaatgtgaatttcaccattAATTATGTTGCAGGTTTGTAGCATATTACATTTTCCCTCATGCGTGTTGTCTTGTATTGCGCAGGTTCCAAGAGGATGAGGTGGGGCTGGTGGTTGAGCTGCTGACGTCGCACCCCCCTCCTTCACCGGCCGGCGTGCGCTTTGTCTCACTGGGCCTGTGCATGCTGATTGCGTGCCCCTCACTCCTTGGCCAGCACGAGCACGAGAAGCAAAGCATCGATTGGGTCAAGTGGCTGGTGCGAGAGGAAGCCTACTTTGAGAGGTCTGCCTCCATTTATCCTTCATTTTCTGGATCATACAGCAGTTTTTAGCATATTGCACGCTTGTAACCAAGTTTCTCTAAGTAATCGGGTTGCAGAAATTCCCCTTCATTCATCGAGGCTCAGAAAACAAGACCATATGTAACATTATTCAGTGATATTTGAGAtaaatttgtggaagaaaataTAACAGTGGCTGGTAATATCCCACTCTTCCTATAGTTATTTTCTCTTGCAGCAATTTGCTATACATACTGTAGACTctcgtttaatatgctttgcgcgattctagtattcgaggtattcaaatatgatttaatatttgaattcgattcgaatattcaattcaattcaatttgagttagagaaatctgctattcgacccatctctacttatAACATTGTTTGTTGAgtctttaatgtttttaaaatcaaattccaagTACTGAAACTGTCAATACCACTAATAAATGGCAACATTTTGGCATggatagaataattttttattgagaaatagaTGAGACCAGAGATcctgaagaaaaagaaattcaaatgaggaaaaaatcttCCTCTAGAGTCAaggttttttatttcaagttattgttCAATCTCGCTTGATCAAAAGAGTCCCTGCTCGCACAGCCCTTGTTCCAGCttgttcatatttttccttttctaatCATGCCTTTTTGTTGTTTAGTTTTTATCTTAACCCTAGTCAAATACTGCTTATGGTTGATTTCACGGTTTCCTGGTGAGTTGCAATTATGAATTCTCCTTGGACTCTTTGCCAGGTAAGTGAATGTGGTGCTGCTGACATTTTGACTCATTTCCCTTGAGGATGGGTAATGAGTTGCTGGTTGTCATGTCAGGGCAGCGTTACATTCACTCGTCCAACGTAGGTCCAGAGGAGAGTTCATCGCAGCTAATTGAATCATTTTATCCATAGAAAAAATCATGAGTTGAGGGGTGTTCTTTTGCTTGCAGTGCCAGTGGCGTTGCAGCTTCGTTTGGGGAGATGCTTCTGCTGATGGCAATCCATTTTCACAGCAACCAGTTGAGTGCCATTTGTGATTTGGTTTGTGCCACCTTAGGAATGAAAATTCCAATCAGGCCCAACAACATGACCAGGATGAAGACCATTTTCACTCAGGAAATATTCACTGAACAGGTATAagatgagtaatttttaaaatgctgccAATCACTACATTGATGTATTCTAGGAATGATAGAAGCAAGACATGGTCATGAAATCCACCCTTGTTGTGATTGGGCTCCTCTGTCATATcatctcatcattttttttccaacaGGTTGTCACTGCCCATGCTGTGAAAGTTCCAGTCACGGCTGATTTAAGTGCTAAGATTTCTGGATTTTTGCCTGTTCATTGCATTCACCAACTGCTGAAGAGCAGAGCTTTCACCAAGCATAGGGTTCCTATTAAGAACTGGATTTATAGGTAAGTATTTGCTGGTCATTTTAAAGCATAGCGCTGTCTTTGCAATTTCAACAAAACCCAAAATTTATCAGGATTCATTGCATATGAATTCAAGGAATCTTTTTCACAGCAGAATACACTAGTCTGTGAACAAAATTTCAAGTTCAACCTTTTTGGGTATAACCTTGTGGTGGATTATTATGAAATGATGATAAAAGGAACTATGATTTAATCCTTAGAGTTTTGTTCTGACATCATCATTGTTACCTCATAGTGTGCAGTGGCATCAATACTAGTAGTATCGAACAAAATTCTATGAATTAAACATAGTTGCTCTCATcataatttcaacaatattttgtttattttaattttctatagaTTATAAGAAAATGTGTGAATTGAGAAGGGTTTCACTCCATGTATATGGTGCATAAAAACTTCAGTCACATTAGATAAGTGTCCCATGATTAGTAGAGTTGCCCTCACTTGGTTCAATTCTCTGCAATAAATTATTAAGAGAATAAATGTCACTATTCTGCCATATTTGTATAGAACTGCTtggatgatttttttgcatttctcaaagTTCATTTTAAGTTCCCTGAAACTCAgcagtatttttttcaggtaaatgaaatatttttactgcgcAATGTGTGTGAAAAATCAAGAAAtgctttgagtttttttttgctgcaataGAGTTTCTAACAAGTAATTGTGGATATTTGCGTTTGCAGGCAGATATGCAGTAGTGTGCCTCCCCTCCACCCTGTCCTTCCTGCTCTGGTGGAGGTGTACGTCAACTCCATCCTGATGCCCAGCACAAAAGGAGCGTCCCCTCCCGAGCACACGAACCGTCCAATCGGTGAAGAGGAGATCAGGAGGGTTTTCCAGAATTCAGTGTTTGGCGCTCAGTTTGACACCAAGAGGAAGCGGCGAGGGTCGTCGAGGTCGTCGCCCAGCCTTTGCTTTGGTTCGGAGGCGAGCCGGGAGGCGCAAGAGGTGGACAAGGGGGGAGGTGGGGACGGGTCGTCGTCCCAGCCCCCCTCGCTCACCTCCCAGCTGCTCCTGCTCTACTACGTGCTCCTCTATGAGGACACTCGCCTCGCCAGCATGCAGGCACTCACTGCTGCCAATCGGCAGGTCAAGAGCTACTCGGCTGAATTCCTCTCAGAGCTGCCCATCAAGTACCTGCTTCAGCAGGCACAGAAGGATCAACTTAGTTATGCAGGTGACACCTTGGGTGATAATGAATTAGCCAAGTAACCATGTAcagccagggttcccactcaatctaaattataaaattcacggttttttccaggttttcacggtctaaatatcatcgaattcacggtttgtagatcaggcattttaggcagaaatattgcctacttaacaatcatcggccgcacgttaactaaaaatttaacgaaCGCGACAGACgctgtgaatgcaaacgcagcaatgaaaaatgatatctcTTCTggcgtcacatatcgtttgcaaaattcagctccgactgaaggttgtgagtgggaaaatagagggatcAGGGTGTCAGggagttaagaagtgtctgaattttcgcaagtgtcaATAAACATtcgttaccagtcttccggctttggtacaggcttaagttCTATGTGTCATCTTGACACACGGACAAATTGGGCTTCAAATATTCGTGTtcagataaatccgtggccacgtctgcgcgtgactgatcttgaaatatgatcgaaatatccatttttcttttaatcgctCAATCGTAGTTCCACCtacgtaaaatcaagattgagagatttttaaggttttatgacgaaattcacgactttttccaggttttttcacggtagacgaaattcacggcttattcacggttttaaggttttcaaggttgagtgggaaccctgacagcAGACTCACGATTATCCAGCTGCAGtttatccgggttgtggattatccgtgcatgattttcactcttgctcaatttttttgcaatctttataaaaaaatctgatgcaaaatcattggaataatGGCATAAATGCTAGGATTAACCGGGCTTATtattcccttcgtaaaacggaagcgatcacgtgctagctgcattcacaggagcaccgtgtttctgttttccaagcctcgcagtgcgcgaccgttCTCCCTGATCAGGGATACACGTcgcacagcagttgcaacccaggaaacttgtgcgagatgtgactacgtggcatggtgcctgacagtgtagtttccgacgtcgagcagtgggtTTGAAGGCACAGATGtatggttttcgaaaccaggccatacatggagcattaataatacgagtacaaccgtgttatcgccactaaaaagatcgcgaactggcgaaaaaagctctcaatgagtccggaaagcactcttaaataacagaataactgcataaataataatatattgtttgttttagggaaattatgaacat encodes:
- the LOC124156530 gene encoding integrator complex subunit 2; translation: MNYDCTVSPKVFQAIQNVNVEELSKCSAKELRPILPCLVRMSLISPTDSTRECAEARKCILTLLSGIELVNAIVALLSIDFHTLETDVKKEQQLRQKLGNTQQESVLVQSLQSSMALEFERSDSTRRLRLVLSEILFIQSQVHEQRHEFYAKQSDLFDNSVYIEEVCDVICIALAELPTILAIQDIVETLLHVKHGPQIICWVVANSPDSFKEVCTSLIANGERQEEENIGGRIRMQALSMLCQMNPVQFLAIRAKCVELCRMPALAIFLSLEHSQIAQDGISQECMDDASALSEGSDIVAFVSGLLLGNDQQVRNWFAMFVRNGQKRKWESHSALQSLRDELTRRLQNIIQHSIDGQLPESRVVQASALLRLYCALRGIAGIKFQEDEVGLVVELLTSHPPPSPAGVRFVSLGLCMLIACPSLLGQHEHEKQSIDWVKWLVREEAYFESASGVAASFGEMLLLMAIHFHSNQLSAICDLVCATLGMKIPIRPNNMTRMKTIFTQEIFTEQVVTAHAVKVPVTADLSAKISGFLPVHCIHQLLKSRAFTKHRVPIKNWIYRQICSSVPPLHPVLPALVEVYVNSILMPSTKGASPPEHTNRPIGEEEIRRVFQNSVFGAQFDTKRKRRGSSRSSPSLCFGSEASREAQEVDKGGGGDGSSSQPPSLTSQLLLLYYVLLYEDTRLASMQALTAANRQVKSYSAEFLSELPIKYLLQQAQKDQLSYAGLFSPLLRLLATHFPHLSLVDDWLYEELPDGTVENIKRKNQAPLSEQSVIEAFSHIQDCPARTGLLLQQLLSMPPTDVWPFAEIFVHHFKSILDDRVPRYIQELYKRVWLRLNTVLPRCLWAMTTHALIPHDNDTKVKSAIPVSMPKSQESIVLDPLQVLRCHPSVFRCAPALSVVLRVLEASLAASRSQLSRQLLDHPLAISNANSGGGGFGTGGSQLSCDAEREELRGALVATQESAAVQILLEACLEMPEDRNKPGQMWALREVRSLICSFLHQVFIADPHLAKLVHFQGYPRELLPVSVQGIPSMHICLDFIPELLSQPALEKQVFAVDLVSHLAVQYALPKSLSVARLALNTLSTLLGVLPSESRAEFFQPALAALVRICMAFPPLVDDAVSFLMQLGRVCVSQASLDGLSPFPVLQCRKSRWEFRGEKVGGGDKELTEDEREFFPTNDTLYEEVQKTFSDILSKAVLKVKIY